A window of Nitratireductor kimnyeongensis genomic DNA:
GCCGGCTGGAGGGCAGTTCACTCATTGAGAAACACGCCAGTCTCTGCGCCTATATGGAGCGCGGCAAAAGCCGTCCCGCCTATCAGCGCGCATTCGACGCGCAGCATGCGCTCTATCGCGCGCGATGAGTTTGCGGGTTCTGCCGGCTGATGAAATGGCACTGCATCACTGCCCGCACTGGTTGCTGAAACTCATTCCGGAACGAAGATCCCTTCATCCAGCGCTTAGAGGCACATCCCGGCATCGCCAGCTTGTGGATTATGCTTCGATTCCGCGATCCACTCCAGGAGCGCCCGCGCCTCCTGCGGCGCGACGGCGAGGGTCGCCTTGGCGGAATTCAGACGCACCTGCATGTTTCGATGTTCATAGAGTTTGATGAACAGCCGCCGCCGATCCCCTGGCCGCCCACGCAGTTCTTCTTCGATTCCCATCAACTCATCGAAAAGTCTGTTGTAGCGGGCAATTTCATTTCCCAGCAGCGCATGGTCCTGTTCCA
This region includes:
- a CDS encoding DUF2019 domain-containing protein is translated as MEQDHALLGNEIARYNRLFDELMGIEEELRGRPGDRRRLFIKLYEHRNMQVRLNSAKATLAVAPQEARALLEWIAESKHNPQAGDAGMCL